In Labrus bergylta chromosome 1, fLabBer1.1, whole genome shotgun sequence, one genomic interval encodes:
- the LOC109988279 gene encoding monocyte to macrophage differentiation factor 2 produces the protein MNLVRYMNNRVPPNKRYQPTEYEHAANCATHALWIIPSLLGSSVLHFQSEDQWERLSAWVYGAGLSSLFIISTLFHTVAWKKSHLRSVEHCFHMCDRIVIYFFIAASYAPWLNLRELGPWASHMRWLVWVMASFGTTYVFFFHERYKIMELICYTVMGVFPALVILSMPEQAGLCELLLGGACYCMGMVFFKSDGIVPFAHAIWHLFVAMGAAIHYYAIWKYLYVLPPNQVQTSR, from the exons ATGAATCTTGTAAG gtataTGAACAACCGTGTTCCTCCTAACAAGAGATACCAGCCCACAGAATATGAGCATGCTGCCAACTGTGCCACGCATGCG TTATGGATAATCCCCAGCCTGCTGGGCAGCTCAGTGTTGCACTTCCAGTCGGAGGACCAATGGGAGCGGTTGTCAGCCTGGGTGTATGGGGCGGGGCTCAGCTCGCTCTTCATCATCTCCACCCTGTTCCACACCGTGGCCTGGAAGAAGAGCCATCTAcg GTCTGTGGAGCACTGTTTCCACATGTGTGACAGGATAGTGATCTATTTCTTCATCGCTGCCTCCTATGCCCCCTG GCTGAACCTGAGAGAGCTGGGTCCCTGGGCAAGTCACATGCGTTGGTTGGTGTGGGTCATGGCCTCTTTTGGGACCACAtacgtcttcttcttccatgAGAG GTATAAGATCATGGAGTTGATCTGCTACACAGTGATGGGAGTTTTTCCTGCCTTGGTCATCCTCTCCATG CCCGAGCAGGCGGGATTGTGTGAGCTGCTTTTGGGTGGAGCCTGCTACTGTATGGGGATGgtcttttttaaaagtgatggCATCGTCCCATTCGCCCATGCCATCTGGCACCTGTTTGTTGCCATGGGAGCCGCCATACACTACTATGCCATCTGGAAGTATCTCTATGTCCTGCCACCCAATCAGGTCCAGACCTCCAGATGA
- the arpc1a gene encoding actin-related protein 2/3 complex subunit 1A, protein MSLHQFLLEPITCHAWNRDRTQIAISPNNHEVHIYKKSGNQWVKTHELKEHNGHITGIDWAPKSDRIVTCGADRNAYVWSQKEDVWKPTLVILRINRAATFVKWSPLENKFAVGSGARLISVCYFESENDWWVSKHIKKPIRSTILSLDWHPNNILLAAGSCDFKCRVFSAYIKEVEEKPGPTPWGSKMPFGAVLAEFGGAGGGGWVHSVSFSASGNRLAWVSHDSTVTVVDSSKTSSPSQLKTEFLPLLSVIFVSENSLVAAGHDCCPMLFRCDDGGILTFVSKLDLPKQSIQRNISAMERFRNMDKRATTEDRNTALDTLHQNSITQVSIYEGDKRDCRKFCTTGIDGAMTIWDFKSLEASIQGLRIM, encoded by the exons ATGTCCCTTCATCAGTTTCTGTTGGAGCCCATCACCTGCCACGCGTGGAACCGTGACAGGACAC aaATTGCCATCAGTCCAAATAACCATGAAGTCCATATCTACAAGAAGAGTGGTAATCAGTGGGTTAAGACTCATGAGCTGAAGGAGCACAATGGACACATAACAG GTATTGACTGGGCTCCCAAAAGTGACCGTATAGTGACATGTGGAGCCGACCGTAATGCCTATGTGTGGTCCCAGAAGGAGGACGTATGGAAGCCTACACTTGTCATCCTCAGGATCAACCGAGCTGCCACCTTCGTCAAGTGGTCTCCATTGGAGAACAAGTTTGCAGTTGGCAGTGGGGCTCGACTCATCTCTGTTTGCTACTTTGAGTCTGAGAATGACTG GTGGGTTAGCAAACACATCAAGAAGCCTATCCGCTCCACCATCCTCAGTCTGGACTGGCATCCCAACAACATCCTGCTGGCTGCTGGATCCTGTGACTTCAAATGCCG GGTGTTCTCAGCCTACATTAAGGAGGTGGAAGAGAAACCAGGCCCCACACCCTGGGGCAGCAAGATGCCATTTGGGGCTGTGTTAGCAGAATTTGGAGGAGCGG GTGGAGGGGGTTGGGTccactctgtctctttctcagCCTCTGGTAACCGCTTGGCCTGGGTCAGCCACGACAGCACTGTCACTGTAGTGGACAGCTCTAAGACTTCCAG CCCTTCACAGCTGAAGACGGAGTTCCTTCCTCTTCTCAGTGTCATTTTTGTTTCGGAGAACAGTCTTGTAGCTGCG GGCCATGACTGTTGCCCCATGCTGTTCCGTTGCGATGATGGTGGAATACTGACATTTGTATCAAAGCTCGACCTCCCCAAGCAGAGCATTCAGAGGAACATCTCTGCTATGGAGCGCTTCAGGAACATGGATAAGAGAGCCACCACCGAGGACCGCAACACTGCCCTGGACACATTGCACCAGAATAGCATCAC CCAAGTGTCTATCTATGAAGGAGACAAAAGGGATTGTCGCAAGTTCTGCACCACAGGAATTGATGGAGCAATGACCATTTGGGACTTTAAG AGTCTAGAGGCTTCTATCCAAGGTCTCCGCATCATGTGA
- the arpc1b gene encoding actin-related protein 2/3 complex subunit 1B, giving the protein MAYHSFLLEPISCHAWNKDRTQIALCPNDHEVHIYKKDGTKWNKIHELKEHNGQVTGIDWAPDSNRIVTCGADRNAYVWTLKEGAWKPTLVILRINRAARCVKWSPRENKFAVGSGSRLISICYFEQENDWWVCKHIKKPIRSTILSLDWHPNNVLLAAGSCDFKCRVFSAYIKEVEEKPGPTAWGSKMPFGEMLFESGGSVAADQTLVGGGGWVHSVCFSHSGNRLVWTSHDSTVSVAEGGKTGTVNSLSSETLPLLCVTFITENSIVAAGHDCYPVLFVYDGAKGSLTFGGKLDVPKQAAQKGISARERFQNLDRRASETQGTEKDLNSLHKNSISQISVLEGGRNQCTKFCTTGMDGGMGLWDVKTLESAMKNLKIV; this is encoded by the exons ATGGCGTACCATAGCTTCCTGTTGGAACCAATTAGCTGCCATGCCTGGAACAAAGATCGGACCC AGATTGCCCTGTGCCCAAACGACCATGAGGTTCACATCTACAAGAAGGATGGGACCAAGTGGAACAAGATCCATGAGCTGAAGGAGCACAAtggacaggtgacag GTATTGACTGGGCTCCAGACAGTAACCGTATAGTTACTTGTGGAGCTGACCGTAATGCCTATGTGTGGACCCTAAAAGAGGGTGCCTGGAAACCCACCCTTGTCATCCTCAGGATTAATCGCGCTGCTCGCTGTGTTAAGTGGTCGCCACGAGAGAACAAGTTTGCTGTAGGCAGCGGCTCTCGTCTCATCTCCATCTGCTACTTTGAGCAGGAAAACGACTG GTGGGTGTGTAAGCACATCAAGAAGCCGATCCGCTCCACCATCCTCAGTCTCGACTGGCACCCCAACAATGTCCTGCTGGCTGCTGGGTCATGTGACTTCAAATGCAG GGTATTCTCTGCCTACAttaaggaggtggaggagaagccTGGCCCGACCGCTTGGGGCAGCAAGATGCCGTTTGGTGAGATGTTGTTCGAGTCCGGAGGATCTGTAGCTGCAGATCAGACTTTGGTTGGAGGCGGTGGTTGGGTGCACAGCGTGTGTTTCTCTCACTCTGGGAACCGCCTGGTCTGGACCTCCCACGACTCAACAGTGTCTGTTGCAGAGGGAGGCAAGACTGGCAC GGTGAACAGTCTGAGCTCTGAGACGCTTCCCCTACTGTGTGTCACTTTCATTACTGAGAACAGCATAGTGGCAGCT GGCCATGACTGTTACCCGGTGCTGTTTGTGTATGATGGGGCTAAAGGCAGCTTGACATTTGGTGGTAAGCTGGATGTTCCTAAGCAGGCGGCCCAGAAGGGCATCAGTGCCAGGGAGCGTTTCCAGAACCTGGACCGTCGAGCCTCAGAGACCCAAGGCACTGAGAAGGACCTGAACAGCCTGCACAAGAACAGCATCAG ccAAATCTCAGTGCTCGAAGGAGGAAGAAACCAGTGCACCAAGTTCTGCACCACTGGCATGGATGGAGGAATGGGCCTCTGGGATGTCAAG ACTCTGGAGTCTGCAATGAAGAACCTGAAAATAGTCTGA